A genomic window from Scomber scombrus chromosome 18, fScoSco1.1, whole genome shotgun sequence includes:
- the mrtfbb gene encoding myocardin-related transcription factor B produces MGLQTWPPSIPPLSSMACLDVETPSICRVLQLCLQQRRTREQLVDQGIMPPLKTPAAFHEQIRNLERARTGNFLKHKLCRRPERSELVRMHILQETQAEPLLQATQMKLKRARLADDLNEKIAQRPGAMELVEKNILPVESSVKEAVNGDEANYPKTPDVYNFDEDSSGALTPEQTHIQESPSSSSSSLRESGGTETSSVSSELNSSIQHSPAPPPPPISQSTSDLVNLVSISEQQSNQQATTPQPITTIVTSVTTGPVLVKQSLPKSASDKSRSKKSKEPKPRVKKLKYHQYIPPDQKQEHNDVPMDSAYARLLQQQQQFLQLQILSQQQQQFNYQAVLPATLKPTTEVQTSCSSATLSGNAVSAPVQPRHTQTNHKPDHLPANLDEMKVAELKMELKLRSLPVSGTKTDLIERLKLYQESSNIQITAAMETTAVTAASQSGNIKLTPPVSPIASKVSSLGIEDSSMADSPSKLSDTLSPTHAAPCVSSPQRAPLEECSMETRSWEKDKRLHEKERQIEELMRKLEQEQRLVEELKLQLEVEKRNQQGDSPPHLSPLAPVQIKEENRTPSNCSASCSSPVLPVVVKQEEAADQSCLAPPNQFIISHQTIKLPKTLQPVQAGAQILLPASLPASAVTIQLPANGIKLHTTVSSTSPGLVQTSGQVPQKTEALAPLQQQCSTQTQPLTKTWRMDITAQSLLNTFPATGPLAAASSSQTVQKRCTKKSPHPSQPALILQRPKFTNHVSKCRDPPRYEDAVKQTRMLTAVQGPSAASQQMDDLFDVLIESGEISPFIKQGDPSLDKPLPVTASVTTLPINTVLSRPPPLVQVAQLPAAPLDPSSSLAALTSDTQLETLLDGTLGADTDTQTLKLMEELHSPLVSMEVDFNENTQPSALNLHNTNMVNMDWLDLTLSVPADGVNTLDMSAPVGVFSSDFLDSHELHLNWD; encoded by the exons TCCTCCAGCTCTGTCTGCAGCAGAGAAGAACTCGGGAGCAGCTTGTTGACCAAGGCATCATGCCAC CTCTGAAAACGCCTGCTGCCTTTCATGAGCAGATTCGCAACCTGGAGAGAGCCAGG aCTGGGAACTTCTTGAAACACAAACTCTGCCGCAGACCTGAGCGCTCCGAGCTAGTCCGTATGCACATCCTGCAAG AGACGCAGGCAGAGCCGTTACTCCAGGCCACACAGATGAAGCTGAAGAGGGCCAGGCTGGCTGATGATCTCAATGAGAAGATTGCCCAGCGGCCTGGAGCGATGGAGCTGGTGGAGAAGAACATCCTGCCTGTAGAATCTAGCGTCAAAGAGGCCGTGAATG GTGATGAAGCAAACTACCCTAAGACCCCAGATGTGTACAACTTTGATGAGGACAGCAGTGGTGCGTTAACACCAGAACAGACTCACATCCAAGAATCTCCCAGCTCTAGCTCATCCTCTTTGAGGGAGTCTGGAGGCACTGAGACCTCCTCTGTTTCCTCTGAACTAAACTCTTCCATTCAG CACtcaccagcaccaccaccaccacccatcTCGCAGTCCACATCAGATTTAGTGAACCTTGTTTCCATCAGTGAGCAACAAAGCAACCAACAAGCAACTACACCTCAGCCAATCACCACTATCGTCACCAGTGTCACAACAGGGCCAGTTCTTGTAAAG CAAAGCCTCCCCAAGTCAGCCAGCGATAAAAGCCGCAGCAAAAAGAGCAAAGAGCCAAAGCCACGAGTGAAAAAGCTGAAGTATCATCAGTACATTCCCCCGGACCAGAAGCAGGAGCACAATGACGTACCAATGGACTCTGCCTATGCCCgcctcctgcagcagcagcagcagttcctGCAGCTCCAGATCCTAagtcagcaacagcagcagttcaACTACCAGGCCGTCCTGCCTGCTACACTCAA ACCAACAACTGAGGTACAAACCAGCTGCTCCAGTGCTACCCTGAGTGGAAACGCTGTGTCTGCCCCTGTGCAGCCCCGCCACACTCAGACGAACCACAAGCCGGATCACTTACCAGCCAATCTGGATGAGATGAAG GTTGCTGAGCTGAAAATGGAACTAAAACTCAGATCGCTGCCTGTTTCAGGGACTAAAACGGATCTGATAGAGAGGCTAAAGTTGTATCAGGAGAGCTCTAACATTCAGATTACTGCTGCCATGGAGACAACAGCTGTCACAGCAGCTTCACAATCTGGAAACATAAAGTTAACCCCACCCGTGTCCCCTATAGCCTCCAAGGTGTCCAGTCTGGGCATAGAGGACAGTAGTATGGCAGACAGTCCCTCAAAGCTTTCAGACACTTTGTCTCCAACTCATGCTGCCCCCTGTGTGAGCTCCCCACAAAGAGCTCCACTAGAGGAGTGCTCCATGGAGACGAGGTCCTGGGAGAAGGACAAACGTCTCCATGAGAAGGAACGTCAGATCGAGGAGCTGATGAGGAAACTGGAGCAGGAACAGaggctggtggaggagctgaagtTGCAGCTGGAGGTGGAAAAGAGAAATCAGCAAGGAGATTCTCCACCTCACCTCAGCCCTCTTGCTCCTGTCCagataaaagaggaaaacaggaCCCCATCAAACTGCTCAGCATCTTGTAGCTCTCCTGTTCTGCCAGTGGTGGTGAAACAGGAGGAAGCTGCAGATCAAAGTTGCTTGGCTCCTCCAAATCAGTTCATCATCAGCCACCAGACCATCAAGTTGCCTAAAACTCTGCAGCCTGTCCAGGCTGGAGCTCAGATCCTTCTGCCTGCATCCCTTCCTGCTTCAGCAGTCACTATCCAACTGCCTGCCAACGGCATCAAATTACACACTACTGTTAGCAGCACGTCCCCAGGCCTCGTCCAGACCTCTGGACAGGTGCCACAGAAAACAGAAGCCTTAGCACCATTACAGCAGCAATGCAGCACTCAGACTCAGCCACTGACAAAG ACGTGGAGGATGGATATTACAGCACAAAGCTTACTCAACACATTCCCAGCAACtggaccactggcagcagcctcctCAAGCCAAACTGTTCAGAAAAGATGTACAAAGAAG TCACCTCATCCCAGCCAACCAGCTCTGATCTTGCAGCGGCCAAAATTCACAAACCACGTATCAAAGTGCAGGGACCCGCCCCGCTATGAGGATGCAGTTAAACAGACCCGTATGCTGACAGCTGTTCag GGTCCCTCTGCAGCCAGCCAGCAGATGGATGACCTGTTTGATGTGTTGATCGAGAGCGGTG AGATCTCCCCCTTCATCAAACAGGGTGATCCCAGTCTGGACAAGCCTCTCCCTGTGACGGCCAGTGTAACCACCCTTCCCATTAACACCGTTTTATCACGCCCTCCACCCTTGGTCCAAGTGGCTCAGCTGCCTGCTGCACCGCTTGACCCTTCGAGCAGCTTAGCAGCCTTGACCTCTGACACCCAGCTGGAAACACTCCTGGACGGGACACTGGGcgctgacacagacacacaaacactgaagctGATGGAGGAGCTACACTCACCTTTGGTCAGCATGGAGGTGGACttcaatgaaaacacacagcCCTCTGCCTTGAACCTGCACAACACCAACATGGTTAACATGGATTGGCTGGACCTTACCCTGTCTGTGCCAGCAGACGGGGTCAACACTTTGGACATGTCAGCGCCAGTGGGCGTCTTCTCCTCTGACTTCCTGGACTCACATGAACTGCACTTGAACTGGGACTGA